In one Polaribacter sp. ALD11 genomic region, the following are encoded:
- a CDS encoding dihydrodipicolinate synthase family protein gives MSIEWKGVMPAVTTQFTANDELDLDMFKVNLKAQLDAGVHGIVLGGTLGEASTLSEEEGRKLTRETVAFVDGKVPVLMNIAEQTTQAAINLAKTAAEDGAKGLMILPPMRYQASDAEVVTYFKAVAQSTSLPIMIYNNPIDYKLVVTLDMFAELLEACPNIQAVKESTRDTTNITRIKNRFGNRLAIMTGVDTLALESLVLGADGWVAGLVDAFPAETVAIYTLVKADRIKEAIAIYRWFMPLLELDINPRLVQYIKLASVHTKIGSEFVRAPRLVLEGEERVRVIKVITDALAVRPTLPDYKSI, from the coding sequence ATGAGTATAGAATGGAAGGGTGTAATGCCAGCAGTAACTACACAATTTACAGCAAATGATGAACTAGATTTAGACATGTTTAAAGTAAATCTTAAAGCACAATTAGATGCTGGTGTTCATGGAATTGTTTTAGGTGGAACTTTAGGGGAAGCAAGTACATTATCTGAAGAAGAAGGGCGTAAATTAACAAGAGAAACAGTTGCTTTTGTAGATGGCAAAGTACCTGTTTTAATGAATATTGCAGAACAAACCACACAAGCAGCTATAAATTTAGCAAAAACAGCAGCAGAAGATGGTGCAAAAGGCTTAATGATTTTGCCTCCAATGCGCTATCAAGCAAGTGATGCAGAAGTTGTAACCTATTTTAAAGCGGTTGCACAAAGTACATCTTTACCAATTATGATTTACAACAACCCAATTGACTATAAATTGGTAGTAACTTTAGATATGTTTGCAGAACTATTAGAAGCATGTCCTAATATTCAAGCAGTAAAAGAATCAACTAGAGACACCACAAATATTACAAGAATTAAAAACAGGTTTGGCAATAGATTAGCAATCATGACAGGTGTAGACACCTTAGCTTTAGAAAGTTTAGTCTTAGGTGCAGATGGTTGGGTGGCAGGTTTGGTAGATGCTTTTCCGGCAGAAACAGTTGCAATTTATACCTTGGTAAAAGCAGACAGAATTAAAGAAGCTATAGCAATTTACAGATGGTTCATGCCTTTATTAGAATTAGATATCAACCCTAGGTTAGTTCAGTACATTAAACTTGCATCTGTACATACCAAAATTGGAAGTGAGTTTGTAAGAGCGCCAAGATTGGTTTTAGAAGGCGAAGAAAGAGTAAGAGTTATTAAAGTAATTACAGATGCTTTGGCGGTAAGACCAACACTACCAGATTATAAAAGCATATAA
- a CDS encoding AraC family transcriptional regulator, whose protein sequence is MKVLPFQIPKQKDDALIFQEDLVFSFYDKLHQHEEIQICFIKKGTGTLIVGDTINDFKENDALIIGSNVPHVFRSDSKIDEKSHMITLFFTKDSFGNDFFNLKELNIFNDFFTQAKHGFRTTSNHKKIKKQFLKLKNSSKLDRFIILLKLIKHISKSNFESLSSFIYEKKYTAIEGKRMRDVFEYTMKNYTKGITLDDISEVAALTKNAFCKYFKKRTNKSYFRFLNELKIEHSCKLISSKTDLTLAEIAFKSGFKNISNFNRQFKVVKNMSPSNYRKLKE, encoded by the coding sequence ATGAAAGTTTTACCTTTTCAAATACCGAAGCAAAAAGATGATGCGCTTATTTTTCAAGAAGACCTTGTATTTTCTTTTTATGACAAGTTGCATCAGCATGAAGAGATACAAATCTGTTTTATAAAAAAAGGGACAGGCACTTTAATTGTTGGTGACACAATTAACGATTTTAAAGAAAATGACGCACTAATTATTGGTAGCAATGTGCCTCATGTTTTTAGAAGCGATTCTAAAATAGATGAAAAATCTCATATGATTACATTATTTTTCACAAAAGATTCTTTTGGTAATGATTTTTTTAATCTGAAAGAACTTAACATTTTTAATGATTTTTTTACGCAAGCTAAACATGGTTTTAGAACAACTTCTAATCATAAGAAAATAAAAAAACAGTTTTTAAAACTGAAAAACAGCTCTAAATTAGATCGGTTTATCATTCTTTTAAAACTGATAAAACACATTTCTAAATCTAATTTCGAGAGTTTATCTTCTTTTATTTATGAGAAAAAATATACGGCAATAGAAGGAAAGAGAATGCGAGATGTTTTTGAATATACCATGAAGAATTATACAAAAGGCATTACTTTAGATGACATTTCTGAAGTTGCTGCTTTAACTAAAAATGCTTTTTGTAAATACTTTAAAAAAAGAACAAACAAGAGTTATTTTAGATTTTTAAACGAATTAAAAATAGAGCATTCTTGCAAATTAATTTCTTCTAAAACGGATTTAACACTTGCTGAAATTGCTTTTAAATCTGGCTTTAAAAACATATCTAATTTTAATAGACAATTTAAAGTAGTAAAAAATATGAGTCCGTCTAATTATAGAAAATTAAAAGAATAA
- a CDS encoding heavy-metal-associated domain-containing protein: MKKVILSVAVIAAMVFTSCKNDAKKETKKETIEVSKAMATTDVSFGVRGNCGMCKSTIEKAVNNLEGVTSATWDVDKKKIDVSFDDTKTAEMNIHKAIAASGYDTDKVSGNEEAYKGLPGCCKYDHEMAMNLSDEME, translated from the coding sequence ATGAAAAAAGTAATTTTAAGTGTTGCTGTAATAGCAGCTATGGTGTTTACAAGTTGTAAAAACGATGCGAAAAAAGAAACAAAAAAAGAAACAATAGAAGTTTCTAAAGCAATGGCAACAACAGATGTTTCTTTTGGAGTAAGAGGAAATTGTGGTATGTGTAAAAGCACGATTGAAAAAGCAGTAAACAACTTAGAAGGTGTAACAAGTGCAACTTGGGACGTAGATAAAAAGAAAATTGATGTTTCTTTTGATGATACCAAAACGGCTGAAATGAATATACATAAAGCAATAGCAGCGTCTGGTTATGATACAGATAAAGTATCTGGAAACGAAGAAGCTTACAAAGGGTTACCAGGTTGTTGTAAATACGACCATGAAATGGCAATGAATTTATCTGATGAAATGGAATAG
- a CDS encoding efflux RND transporter periplasmic adaptor subunit, giving the protein MKKYIIYIGILLAGLLLGWLLFGGASTTETTHNHIETAEKSQMWTCSMHPQIMQPEAGDCPICGMDLIPAEISAEGLMADQFKLTKNAMALANILTSTVGEAQMANNATKLSGKIVENEEANTVQVSYFSGRIERLNISFTGEKIRKGQLLASIYSPELYAAQQELITARSLKETQSELYNAVRNKLKIWKLSEKQINQIETSGKVKENIPVYATVSGTVSEKLVAEGDYIKQGQPLLKITNLSTVWANFDVYENQINQFKKGQAILITTNSNKELKAIVDFIDPVLDTKTRTVQLRAVLNNKDNFFKPGMFVEGKIKGITSSKEAVVTIPSTAVLWTGKRSVVYLKANKNEPIFEMRKIILGNRVGANYQVLEGLNNGDEIVTNGTFTVDAAAQLQGKKSMMNASGGKTKTGHEEHLGIENINSTKNKIHSNINERVKASKDFQSQLKLVFNEYLKLKDALVKEDSKNVKITVEKVLDNLSKVDMKLFKDKEVHNHWMSLEKELKVAANSILNTSKITEQRRDFKNLSAYLANAIEVFGINEKVYHQFCPMADNNKGAYWLSREEKVINPYFGEAMLTCGEVKQVIE; this is encoded by the coding sequence ATGAAAAAATATATAATTTATATCGGAATATTATTAGCTGGTCTACTTTTAGGTTGGCTACTTTTTGGAGGCGCATCAACAACTGAAACAACGCACAATCATATAGAAACAGCTGAAAAAAGCCAAATGTGGACCTGCTCTATGCACCCACAGATTATGCAGCCAGAAGCTGGCGATTGTCCTATTTGCGGAATGGATTTAATTCCTGCAGAAATTAGTGCAGAAGGCTTAATGGCAGATCAATTTAAGTTAACTAAAAATGCAATGGCATTGGCTAACATTTTAACATCTACTGTTGGAGAAGCTCAAATGGCAAATAATGCCACTAAACTATCTGGTAAAATTGTAGAAAATGAAGAAGCAAATACTGTTCAGGTAAGTTATTTTTCGGGAAGAATAGAAAGATTGAATATTAGTTTTACAGGTGAAAAAATAAGAAAAGGTCAATTATTGGCAAGTATTTATTCACCAGAATTATATGCTGCACAACAAGAGTTAATTACTGCCAGATCTTTAAAAGAAACGCAATCAGAATTATACAATGCGGTACGTAATAAATTAAAAATATGGAAACTCTCTGAAAAGCAAATTAATCAGATAGAAACTTCAGGTAAGGTGAAGGAAAATATTCCTGTGTATGCAACCGTTTCTGGTACCGTTTCAGAAAAATTAGTTGCAGAAGGAGATTATATTAAACAAGGGCAACCTTTACTTAAAATAACAAATCTTTCAACTGTTTGGGCTAATTTTGATGTGTATGAAAATCAAATCAATCAATTCAAAAAAGGGCAAGCTATTTTAATAACCACAAATTCTAACAAAGAATTGAAGGCTATTGTAGATTTTATTGATCCTGTCTTAGACACTAAAACGAGAACGGTACAGTTAAGAGCAGTCTTAAATAATAAAGATAATTTTTTTAAACCAGGAATGTTTGTTGAAGGAAAAATAAAAGGCATTACTTCAAGTAAGGAAGCGGTAGTAACAATCCCTTCAACGGCTGTTTTATGGACAGGAAAACGTTCTGTTGTCTATTTGAAAGCAAATAAAAATGAACCTATTTTTGAGATGCGTAAAATTATACTAGGAAATAGGGTTGGTGCTAATTATCAGGTTTTAGAAGGACTAAATAATGGAGATGAAATAGTAACAAACGGTACCTTTACGGTAGATGCTGCAGCGCAATTACAAGGTAAAAAATCGATGATGAATGCATCTGGAGGTAAAACAAAAACAGGTCACGAAGAGCATCTTGGTATTGAAAACATAAATTCAACAAAAAATAAAATTCATTCGAATATAAATGAAAGAGTGAAAGCATCTAAAGATTTTCAAAGTCAATTAAAATTAGTTTTTAATGAGTATCTTAAATTGAAAGATGCTTTGGTAAAAGAGGATTCAAAAAACGTAAAGATAACAGTAGAAAAGGTCTTAGATAATTTGTCTAAAGTAGATATGAAGTTATTTAAAGACAAAGAAGTTCATAACCATTGGATGTCTTTAGAAAAAGAATTAAAAGTAGCGGCGAATTCAATTTTAAATACCTCTAAAATTACAGAACAAAGAAGAGATTTTAAAAATCTTTCTGCATATCTAGCCAACGCGATTGAAGTATTTGGAATCAATGAAAAGGTGTATCATCAATTTTGTCCAATGGCAGATAATAATAAAGGTGCATATTGGTTAAGTAGAGAAGAAAAAGTAATCAATCCGTATTTTGGGGAAGCAATGCTAACCTGCGGAGAAGTAAAGCAAGTAATAGAATAA
- a CDS encoding heavy metal translocating P-type ATPase: MKHTYHIHGMTCNGCRSHVEETLSKVAGVLKATVNLEKAAATIEMEADIKIEAFQEALKNDGGRYSIHKPGEHHHTKEVKEELPKGKGTGTFYCPMHCEGEKTYDKAGDCPVCGMDLVEEQNLSVTNSEQWTCPMHSEIIKDEAGDCPICGMDLVPLQPDLSSEEKTYKKLVKKFKIAVVFTLPIFLIAMSEMLSNNPLYDVMEQKLWNWIQFGLSIPVVFFATWMFFERAYKSIKTWNLNMFTLVGIGAGVAWLFSVFGMFFPDIFPNQFKTASGAVHVYFEATTVILTLVLLGQLLESRAHSKTNSAVKELLKLAPNKAIKIVAGEEVEVSIDKIVLHDILRVKPGDKIPVDGVITEGATTIDESMITGEPIPVNKAKDDKVNGGTINGNQSFLMKAEKVGSDTLLSQIIKMVNDASRSRAPIQKLADKVSGYFVPIVVLIALITFAIWVFWGPEPVYVYAFVNAIAVLIIACPCALGLATPMSVMVGVGKGAQNGVLIKNAEALEKMDEVDTLIIDKTGTITEGKPTVEKIGSFNDDFSESKVLQYIVSLNSNSEHPLAEATVKYGKEQNVAVLKSDGFSAVTGKGVEAAINDKKVALGNPKMMEYANAEITSKMQEEAKTYQKQGKTVSYISVEKIVVGYVVISDKIKETSAKAIKELQDRGIAVIMLTGDNHDTAKAVALELNLADFKASMLPEDKMKEVERLQKEGKVVAMAGDGINDAPALAKSDVGIAMGTGTDVAIESAMITLVKGDLHGIVKAKNLSHAVMKNIKQNLFFALIYNTLGIPVAAGLLFPFFGILLSPMIAALAMSFSSVSVIVNALRLRNIKI, from the coding sequence ATGAAACATACATACCACATACACGGAATGACTTGCAACGGTTGTCGGAGTCACGTTGAAGAAACACTTTCAAAAGTAGCAGGAGTTTTAAAAGCTACCGTTAATTTAGAGAAAGCAGCGGCAACTATAGAGATGGAAGCAGATATTAAGATAGAAGCCTTTCAAGAAGCTTTAAAAAATGATGGTGGCCGATATAGTATTCATAAACCAGGAGAACATCATCATACTAAAGAAGTAAAAGAAGAACTTCCTAAAGGAAAAGGAACGGGTACATTTTATTGCCCGATGCATTGTGAAGGCGAAAAAACCTATGACAAAGCAGGTGATTGTCCTGTTTGCGGAATGGATTTAGTGGAAGAACAAAACTTATCTGTTACTAATTCAGAACAATGGACCTGTCCGATGCATTCAGAAATTATTAAAGATGAAGCTGGTGATTGTCCGATTTGCGGAATGGATTTAGTGCCATTACAACCAGACCTTTCGTCCGAAGAAAAAACGTATAAAAAATTAGTAAAAAAGTTTAAGATTGCAGTTGTATTTACATTACCAATTTTCTTGATTGCAATGAGTGAAATGCTTTCTAACAATCCGTTATATGATGTTATGGAACAAAAACTGTGGAATTGGATTCAATTTGGATTGTCCATTCCAGTTGTGTTCTTTGCTACGTGGATGTTTTTTGAACGCGCCTATAAAAGTATAAAAACATGGAATCTAAATATGTTTACACTTGTTGGTATTGGAGCTGGTGTTGCTTGGTTATTTAGTGTATTTGGCATGTTTTTCCCAGACATTTTTCCTAATCAATTTAAAACAGCATCTGGTGCAGTACATGTATATTTTGAAGCAACAACGGTTATACTAACATTAGTACTTTTAGGGCAGCTTTTAGAGTCTCGTGCACATAGCAAAACCAATTCAGCAGTAAAAGAGTTGTTGAAGTTAGCACCTAATAAAGCTATAAAAATTGTAGCTGGAGAGGAAGTGGAAGTATCTATCGACAAAATAGTCTTGCATGATATTTTAAGAGTTAAACCAGGTGATAAAATTCCTGTAGACGGTGTAATTACAGAAGGAGCTACTACTATTGATGAATCTATGATCACAGGAGAACCGATTCCTGTAAATAAAGCTAAAGACGATAAAGTAAATGGCGGTACAATTAATGGCAACCAATCTTTTTTAATGAAAGCAGAGAAGGTAGGTTCAGATACGTTACTTTCTCAAATTATTAAAATGGTGAACGATGCAAGTCGAAGTCGTGCTCCAATTCAAAAATTAGCAGATAAGGTTTCTGGTTATTTTGTGCCAATAGTTGTTTTAATAGCATTGATAACCTTTGCTATTTGGGTGTTTTGGGGACCAGAACCCGTATATGTGTATGCATTTGTAAATGCAATTGCGGTGTTAATAATTGCGTGTCCATGTGCTTTAGGGCTAGCAACACCAATGTCTGTAATGGTTGGTGTTGGTAAAGGTGCTCAAAATGGTGTGTTAATTAAAAATGCAGAAGCACTTGAAAAAATGGACGAGGTAGATACACTTATAATTGATAAAACAGGAACGATTACCGAAGGAAAACCGACGGTTGAAAAAATAGGTTCTTTTAATGATGATTTTAGTGAAAGCAAAGTATTGCAATATATTGTTTCATTAAATAGCAATAGTGAACATCCGTTAGCAGAAGCAACCGTTAAATATGGGAAAGAACAAAATGTAGCAGTATTAAAATCAGACGGATTTAGTGCAGTTACAGGAAAAGGTGTTGAAGCTGCTATTAATGATAAAAAAGTAGCCTTGGGAAATCCTAAAATGATGGAATATGCAAATGCAGAAATTACTTCGAAAATGCAAGAGGAAGCCAAAACTTATCAAAAACAAGGAAAAACAGTTTCTTATATATCGGTTGAAAAAATAGTTGTTGGTTATGTAGTTATTAGTGATAAAATAAAAGAAACCAGTGCAAAAGCTATTAAAGAACTTCAAGACAGAGGTATTGCAGTAATCATGCTTACAGGAGATAATCATGATACAGCAAAAGCGGTGGCTTTAGAATTAAATCTTGCCGATTTTAAAGCAAGTATGTTGCCAGAAGATAAAATGAAAGAAGTAGAAAGACTGCAAAAAGAGGGCAAAGTGGTTGCTATGGCTGGAGACGGAATTAATGATGCACCTGCACTAGCTAAAAGTGATGTTGGTATTGCAATGGGAACAGGAACAGATGTGGCTATTGAAAGTGCGATGATCACCTTGGTAAAAGGCGATTTACATGGCATTGTGAAAGCAAAAAACTTGAGTCATGCAGTCATGAAAAACATCAAGCAGAATCTATTTTTTGCACTTATTTATAACACCTTAGGTATTCCAGTAGCAGCAGGTTTGTTATTTCCTTTTTTCGGAATTTTATTATCTCCAATGATTGCTGCATTGGCAATGAGTTTCAGTTCTGTTTCTGTTATTGTAAATGCATTGAGGTTAAGAAATATTAAAATATAG
- a CDS encoding AraC family transcriptional regulator yields MKQTLLIKNMVCDRCKTTIAKLLNDEGMEIESLELGKVVIKNYEGIDEAKLEKILNEKGFELIKDTSGILIEKIKISMIKRITKNDTDKILSEVAQELGKTYSLISKVFSKSEGITLEKYLINLKIEKVKEQIQLNQLNFSEIAYSFNYNNSSHLAKQFKSVTGMSMSEYRKLQNWDRKGLDQIV; encoded by the coding sequence ATGAAGCAAACATTGTTAATAAAAAATATGGTTTGTGATCGATGCAAAACAACTATTGCAAAGCTTTTGAATGATGAAGGTATGGAAATCGAATCTTTAGAATTGGGGAAAGTAGTTATAAAAAATTACGAAGGTATAGATGAGGCAAAACTGGAAAAGATCTTAAATGAAAAAGGATTTGAACTTATAAAAGATACTTCTGGTATTCTGATTGAAAAAATTAAGATTAGTATGATTAAGCGAATAACTAAAAATGATACAGACAAAATTCTTTCAGAAGTAGCGCAGGAATTAGGAAAAACATATTCTTTGATAAGCAAGGTTTTTAGCAAATCTGAGGGAATTACACTTGAGAAATATTTAATCAATTTAAAAATTGAAAAAGTAAAAGAGCAAATACAATTGAATCAATTAAACTTTTCTGAAATAGCCTATAGTTTTAATTATAACAATAGCAGTCACTTAGCGAAGCAGTTTAAGTCTGTAACAGGAATGTCAATGTCAGAATATAGAAAATTACAAAATTGGGATAGAAAAGGTTTAGACCAAATTGTATAA
- a CDS encoding TolC family protein — MKTIKLNIKAVLILCCLFFYLEGNAQQLETLISEALTNSPEIQKIELQYRIASEKVNEVNTIPNTEFGVGYFVSEPETRTGAQRARFSVKQMLPWFGTITARENYAASMAEADYVEITIAKRKLILSVSQFYYQLYEIRAKQLVLDENIKLLKTYERLALTSVEVGKASAVDVLRLQIRQNELQQEKEVLRQQSKGFEAAINSLLNRNYDKSVTVIDDLEIPIKDIQFSFDALTLNPELLKYDKLYESVTQSEALNLREAKPTLGFGLDYISVSERTDMNVVDNGKDIIMPMVSVTIPLFNNRYKSISKQNKMRQQEIQLQKNVRLNVLKSELAKTISQRNQARIKFKTQHKNLKQAKNAEEILIRSYETGSIDFNDVLDIQELQLKFQMNLIESVKSYYLQATIINYLTQ; from the coding sequence ATGAAAACGATAAAATTAAATATTAAAGCAGTCTTAATTCTTTGTTGTTTGTTTTTTTACCTAGAAGGAAATGCGCAACAATTAGAAACACTTATTTCTGAAGCATTGACAAATAGTCCGGAAATTCAAAAAATTGAATTGCAATATCGTATTGCTTCAGAAAAAGTGAATGAAGTAAATACCATACCAAATACAGAATTTGGTGTTGGTTATTTTGTGAGTGAACCAGAAACAAGAACAGGAGCGCAACGGGCTCGGTTTTCGGTAAAACAAATGTTGCCTTGGTTTGGTACCATTACTGCAAGAGAAAATTACGCGGCTTCTATGGCAGAAGCGGATTATGTAGAAATTACGATTGCAAAACGAAAATTGATACTTTCGGTTTCACAATTTTACTATCAGCTCTATGAAATAAGAGCAAAACAACTTGTACTTGATGAGAATATCAAATTATTAAAAACCTATGAACGCCTTGCTCTTACTTCCGTAGAGGTTGGTAAAGCATCTGCGGTTGATGTATTAAGATTACAGATTAGACAGAATGAATTGCAGCAGGAAAAAGAAGTACTTAGGCAACAATCTAAAGGATTTGAAGCCGCTATAAATAGTTTGTTAAATCGTAATTATGATAAGAGTGTAACGGTTATTGATGATTTGGAGATACCTATTAAAGATATTCAGTTTTCGTTTGATGCACTTACCCTAAATCCAGAATTGTTAAAATACGATAAACTCTATGAATCTGTAACACAATCGGAAGCACTTAATTTACGTGAAGCTAAACCAACACTAGGTTTTGGATTAGATTATATTTCTGTTTCAGAAAGAACAGATATGAATGTTGTAGATAATGGTAAGGATATTATTATGCCTATGGTTTCAGTTACAATTCCCCTTTTTAACAATCGCTACAAGTCTATTTCGAAGCAAAATAAAATGCGTCAACAAGAAATTCAGTTGCAAAAAAATGTACGTTTGAATGTTTTAAAGTCAGAGTTGGCTAAAACGATATCACAAAGAAATCAAGCACGTATAAAATTTAAGACGCAGCATAAAAACCTAAAACAGGCAAAAAATGCAGAAGAGATTTTAATAAGAAGCTACGAAACAGGTAGTATTGATTTTAATGACGTTTTAGATATTCAAGAGTTGCAATTAAAGTTTCAAATGAATTTAATTGAGTCAGTGAAATCTTATTATCTGCAAGCGACAATTATTAATTATTTAACTCAATAA